The Macaca nemestrina isolate mMacNem1 chromosome 1, mMacNem.hap1, whole genome shotgun sequence genome contains the following window.
AGCAGCAGAGGAGACCCTCCAGGGGAAGTTGAATTCTTCCCTTAGTCAGCAAAGGCGCCCCAGGGCCGGGGTTGGGGGGCTGCGTAGGGAAGGGCTGGTAGCCAGGTCTGAGCTCAGGGATGTAGCATCCGTGTCCTCTAAGCCATTTCCTTGCCTGGTGTGTGTTCGCCTAGGACCCTCATTAGTGCACATAGGACACTGAAAGACTGTGGGCTTGAAGCTCAGCCTAACTGTGCCCACACCAGGGCCTTGGATGTACATGGGGAGAAGCACCTCTCTGAGGGCAGCCCTCCCCCTCCACTGGGGGTCCTGGCTTGGTGCATCCTGGTCCTTGTATCCAGCTCAGATCACTGAGCTGCTGCCTTGACATGTTAGACACCCCCAGGTTTGGAACCCCAGGAAAGTGTCTCTGCTCAGCACCCGCAAGCTCTCAGACACTTCCAGCAAGCAGTTGTCAACGTGGTGGACATGGTACACTGCTGAAGGCCAGGCAGCAGGGGCAGATGCAGGAGCTGAAGGGGGCTGGTGGGTGATAGggacagggacccagggacctgCAGCAGTATTATGGGACGCAGTGAACCAGGAGGAGCGTGAGATGGAGACGCTGGGCGGGGACAGCATGGCAGCCCACCTCGTATTTCTGCTGCTTGAACTTCTCCTGCAAGTCGAACTTCTCTGCCTCCAAGTTATGGATGCTCTGCCACAGCTCCTTGGCCTTCTCCCTGCGCAGGCAAGGGTGGGAATGGGATGAGGGCCAATAAGGAAGGGCCCTCCTGGGCCTCCGTCCTGGTCCCGGCCCACCCCCCAGGGTTCCAGCCCTCCTTGCCACCTCCAGGCCTGCCAAGGGTACCCCAGCCCACCCCCTGGGCCTGACCCAGCCTGGGGACCAGACGGCAGCACCCAGTGCTCAGGAATGGACACCAGGGGCTGCCAGGGCAAAGTTCCAAGAACAAACGGGGAGCAGGAGAAGCCCTTCTGGCGCAGGAGAGCATCTAGTTCAATCCCCTGTACTGACACCCGTGTGCAGGTGGGTAagatgaagctcagagaggtgggGCACCTGCTCAGTTCTCTTTGCCCATCAACAAAGCCCAGAAAGGAGCTGGCCCCACCTGCTGGAGCCCAGCTCTGGTCCCACCAAATTTGCCGTGGGAAAATATGTGAGGCAGTCACGCCCTCTGGTGGCTCATACAAGAAGTGTCCTCGGCCCGACCCCGCCCGGAGCAGATGCGGGCAGTGCCCCAGgacccctcctcccagcccccacctcagctGATCTTCATTCAGGTGGTCGATGGCCAGCACCTTCCTCCTCTCAGCCagaatcttcttcttcttttcccgCTCGGTCTGCCTCTTCCCACTTTTCCGCTCTGTCTGAAGGGTGTGGAAAGCAGAGAACACTGACCAGATTGCCCCCCTCCCTGTCCGCTAACCCTCCCCAAACCCCGTGGGGGTGGAGCAAGGCCTGTAGGAGGGCCAGGTTCTTATGCTCGTCTTCCTGCCACACCCCACACTACCAACTACATGCATtccctggggaaactgaggcggggCAAGGAGGATCACGTCAGCCTCTTCCTTCTTTGCCTAACTAATCTCTTCCACTTCTCACCAGCTTCCCCCCGTCCCTAGCCAGCCCAATCTCTTCACTCCTCCCCTCCAGCAAGGCGCCTTTCCCTCCCAGGGAGCTCCCCAAAACTATGGGGAGGAAGAACGCGTGAGGTTTTTGGTACCCACCTGGGCCTGCTAAACCGGGAAACCatgagagagaggcccagagaaaAAGACCAAGAcggcaacagagacagagagaaggcgGGAAGACAAAGGCAAAGAGACACGGAAGAGAAGATTCAGACACTCGCTGTAGGCAGCCGGGTTTACTAGGACGTGGGTCTGGGGGTTACAGCAGGGGCTGTTTGATAGACTTTGATGCCAAAGTCTTGGCTGGTGTGGTCACCATGGGGACAGAGGCAGGGGGTGGCCTAGTTCTGAGCTGGGGACTAAGCTGGAAATCTAAGAAAATGTTTTGATTCCTTCCCTAcccagagaaaataaatttcacataCCCCTCCTCCCTTGAGACTGGAGGATCTAGGAGGAATGGGGCCCAAAAGTTAGGGATTGAGAGTCAGTTTCCAGGAACAAACCACCTCACATCTGTGCGGCACATAGACACTTTCCATGGTAGCTCATCTGGGCTTCTCAAAGCATCAAGGCAGACAATACAAGTGCcagttaaggaaactgaggctcagaggttgCAAAAGCTCACACAACTGTATGTGGCAGAGTTGGGTCTCCAACTAGAGCTCTGACTGTAGGCACAAGGCTCTTCCagctgcacccagcctccttgaGGGATCCTGAGCACTGCTGGGGTCAGGCATGGGGAACGCCACTGGTGCCCCAGGCTCTGCCTGTAGCCCCTATCCCAGCAGGCCCCTCCTAGTGCAAGCCACGGTCAGGCTGAAAACCAGCTCAGGGGCTGGGCATGAGGAGACCTCAGTCTCCCACCCACAACAGCTGGGAATCTCTTCCTGGGATCTGACCTAAAGTCTACCTGCTGCAGTGGACACCTCATTCCTCAGGGCTATACCAGGACCTCCTGGCGACCCCTGCTGCTCCCCACCTACCTTCTGGATGTAACCCCCAAAATGCATCATGTTGGACAAAGCCTTCTTCTTCCGGGCCTCATCCTCAGCCTTCCTCctgttctcctcctcctctcgtCGAGCCCTCTCTTCCTGATTTACAGCAAGGAGGAAGAAAGCAAATTAGAGGAAAGGACGGGAAACCCCGATTCTGGGCTGAAGCTTATGGTCTTTATGGGTGAGCTCAGCTTTCTGTCCGCTGGGCAAGGAGCTTTCTGAGGGGGTAGCTCCCAGCACAGGGTTGGCCCACAGGAGTCCACTGACTGAGAAATGACTGTGTGAATGAATGAGGTCTTGATTCCCAAATGTGAGGTCTCGTCACCCCCTCAAGCTGGGAGTGCCCCTGGAAGACCTGTTGCTCTGGAAATGCCTTCAGCAGCTGCAAGGAAGAAAGCTACAGGGCCTTCAGTTCCCACGAAGTCTGCACTGGGGAAGGGATGAGGGCTGGAGAGTGTTATAAAATAACATGTTCGTAAGGACCCAGGCATTTCTCTCTTGTTTGCTGATACATTGTCAGAACCAAGACAATGCCCAGCACTTCCTAGGttgatattgatttttttttttttttttttgagatggagtttcgctcttgttgcccaggctggagtgcagtggcgtgatctcggctcaccgcaacctctgcctcctgggttcaagtgattctcgtgcctcagcctcccaagtagctgggagtacaggcatgtgctaccaccgtcagctgattttgtatttttagtagagacggggtttctccatttggtCAGGCCAGcatcgaactcccaacctcaggtgatccgcccaccttggcctccctaagtgctgggattgcaggcgtgagccaccgcacccggccaatattgTCTCTTGACTGATTTCATTCATGTTGATGAAGAGAGGGGTCTGGGGGCCCAGCGGGAGCTGGGAGCATGGGGGTCTCCATGGGCCTGGGCTGGGGGTCACTCACAGCCAGGCGGTTCTGCCGCTCCTTCTCCCGCTCATTCCGGATGCGCTGCTGTTCGGCCCGCTCTGCCCGACGTCTCTCCTAAGGCGAAGAGGCAAAGCCCACCCAGGTGTGCATAGGGAGAAGGTGACATTGCAGGTACAGAAACCTGCATGGTGTGGCAAGGGAATTCCTGGGGGGGTTCCTCCCAGAGTGTTGAAGCAGTGGTGCCCGGCCTCCAAGGGCCTCCACTTTCAGCCAGCTCCATGGACATGCACAGCAGGGTACCTGCGGTGACCCATCTCCAACATTCCTCATGGTGAGACTGCCCTCCACAATTGGGAAACATCAGGCAGGCTCCTCCTGAGCTCTGCCCTCACCTGCATCCCACCCTGCCCTGGCAGCTGCTCTGTGCCATATGCTTGGATAGATGGCCAAGTCATTGCTCCAGCCAGAGCAGCATGTCTGTGGGAAGGCAAGTTTGATGGGGAGAAACAAAAGCAATCAAAGCAGCCTCCATGATCTGCAGGAGAAGGATGTGGGATTCTGCAGGTCACACTCAAGTTCCCTTCATCTGTAGGGGAAAAGGAGGcaagggcaggggtggggcagcAGGCCTGTGACCAACCAGTCCACAGCCTGGGCCTGAATTAGGCCCTGGGGAGGCCTGAAACAGATCAGACTCAGCTCTGGCAGTCAAGGAGCATCCAGTCGGGTTGGGGAGAGCAGGCAGGGACCCAAGACACCAGTCAGGGCTGCAGGAGCTGTGCAGAGTGCTGGAGAGCCCCTGAAGGAGAGCTCACACCCAGCTGGGTTTGAGGCACCAGGGAAGGCTGTCtggaggaggtggggccttgcGAAAGGGAAGGAGGACAGACTGGGCCATCAGAGAACATTAGGTGGGCAGACTGGACACCTACGATCCTGTCCTTCAGAGAAAcgagctcctcctcctccttcttcctgttcTCAAAGTGAGCCTCAATCAGCGCCTGCAACTCATTCAGGTCCTTCTCCATGCGCTTCCGGTGGATGTCCTGTGGGTGGACCACTGCGGCTCAG
Protein-coding sequences here:
- the LOC105484711 gene encoding troponin T, cardiac muscle isoform X2, giving the protein MAVSRKDWSALSSLARQWTLEDEEEQEEAAVEEEEDWREDEDEQEEAAEEDAEDGAEAEAETEETRAEEDGEEEEAKEAEDGPMEESKPKPRSFMPNLVPPKIPDGERVDFDDIHRKRMEKDLNELQALIEAHFENRKKEEEELVSLKDRIERRRAERAEQQRIRNEREKERQNRLAEERARREEEENRRKAEDEARKKKALSNMMHFGGYIQKTERKSGKRQTEREKKKKILAERRKVLAIDHLNEDQLREKAKELWQSIHNLEAEKFDLQEKFKQQKYEINVLRNRINDNQKVSKTRGKAKVTGRWK
- the LOC105484711 gene encoding troponin T, cardiac muscle isoform X4; translation: MAVSRKDWSALSSLARQWTLEDEEEQEEAAVEEQEEAAEEDAEDGAEAEAETEETRAEEDGEEEEAKEAEDGPMEESKPKPRSFMPNLVPPKIPDGERVDFDDIHRKRMEKDLNELQALIEAHFENRKKEEEELVSLKDRIERRRAERAEQQRIRNEREKERQNRLAEERARREEEENRRKAEDEARKKKALSNMMHFGGYIQKTERKSGKRQTEREKKKKILAERRKVLAIDHLNEDQLREKAKELWQSIHNLEAEKFDLQEKFKQQKYEINVLRNRINDNQKVSKTRGKAKVTGRWK
- the LOC105484711 gene encoding troponin T, cardiac muscle isoform X6, which codes for MKTVVQPFLLWCFLLPAVPKQEEAAEEDAEDGAEAEAETEETRAEEDGEEEEAKEAEDGPMEESKPKPRSFMPNLVPPKIPDGERVDFDDIHRKRMEKDLNELQALIEAHFENRKKEEEELVSLKDRIERRRAERAEQQRIRNEREKERQNRLAEERARREEEENRRKAEDEARKKKALSNMMHFGGYIQKTERKSGKRQTEREKKKKILAERRKVLAIDHLNEDQLREKAKELWQSIHNLEAEKFDLQEKFKQQKYEINVLRNRINDNQKVSKTRGKAKVTGRWK
- the LOC105484711 gene encoding troponin T, cardiac muscle isoform X5 produces the protein MAVSRKDWSALSSLARQWTLEDEEEQEEAAVEEQEEAAEEDAEDGAEAEAETEETRAEDGEEEEAKEAEDGPMEESKPKPRSFMPNLVPPKIPDGERVDFDDIHRKRMEKDLNELQALIEAHFENRKKEEEELVSLKDRIERRRAERAEQQRIRNEREKERQNRLAEERARREEEENRRKAEDEARKKKALSNMMHFGGYIQKTERKSGKRQTEREKKKKILAERRKVLAIDHLNEDQLREKAKELWQSIHNLEAEKFDLQEKFKQQKYEINVLRNRINDNQKVSKTRGKAKVTGRWK
- the LOC105484711 gene encoding troponin T, cardiac muscle isoform X3; translation: MAVSRKDWSALSSLARQWTLEDEEEQEEAAVEEEEDWREDEDEQEEAAEEDAEDGAEAEAETEETRAEDGEEEEAKEAEDGPMEESKPKPRSFMPNLVPPKIPDGERVDFDDIHRKRMEKDLNELQALIEAHFENRKKEEEELVSLKDRIERRRAERAEQQRIRNEREKERQNRLAEERARREEEENRRKAEDEARKKKALSNMMHFGGYIQKTERKSGKRQTEREKKKKILAERRKVLAIDHLNEDQLREKAKELWQSIHNLEAEKFDLQEKFKQQKYEINVLRNRINDNQKVSKTRGKAKVTGRWK
- the LOC105484711 gene encoding troponin T, cardiac muscle isoform X7 — encoded protein: MSDTEEVVEEYEEEEQEEAAVEEEEDWREDEDEQEEAAEEDAEDGAEAEAETEETRAEEDGEEEEAKEAEDGPMEESKPKPRSFMPNLVPPKIPDGERVDFDDIHRKRMEKDLNELQALIEAHFENRKKEEEELVSLKDRIERRRAERAEQQRIRNEREKERQNRLAEERARREEEENRRKAEDEARKKKALSNMMHFGGYIQKTERKSGKRQTEREKKKKILAERRKVLAIDHLNEDQLREKAKELWQSIHNLEAEKFDLQEKFKQQKYEINVLRNRINDNQKVSKTRGKAKVTGRWK